GGTGGTCACTAATTTAACAAACACCGCCAGTGCTCTGGACCAAATGGTATTTCTCTTTGAGCCTGGGTTTTCTCATCTACCAAGTGGGAGGATAATTAATTCTCTTAGGTGACGGTGCTAAGTGAGGAAATACATGTAAAACGACCTTCAGTATATTATGGTGTGTCTCTGTCCAACCCCAAAGTGGATGAAGGTGGGACTTGCCACCTGACCTGGCCCggccctcagggagccccaggtgGGCAGCGGTGCAAGACGCAGACTAGGGAAGTTCCCAGCCAGAGGTGGGGAGCTGGGATGGGAGTGTTCCTGGGTAGGGCACAACCCGAGCAAAGGCCTGGAAACTTGATCGCAATGGTCAGGGCTGGGGAGAGCTGGAATGCAAGGCCTGGCAAGCCGAAAGGAGTCCATTAAGGGTCAGGGTGGAGCCAAACTGAAGGGCCTTGAGTACCTGCCCTAGGCCCTGGCTGGACTCTGGGCGCGATGGGTGTCCTGGAGGCCTGGCACCACCCCCCTAGGGGTGGAGCTTGGGCCAGGGGTCCTCAggctgcccacccccccccctttGCGTGGGCGGGCGGATGTAACTACTTCCCTCTTTCTGTGCCTGGGGAACCCGTGGCCTCGTGTGTGGCCAGGTCTCCCTGGAGACTGAGTCTCTGGGCTCGCCTGCAGCCCACTTAGAACTGAGGCCCCACCCAGGGCACACAGCCCTCGGGCAGCCCCGTGCCCACACCCTGCAGGACTTCCGGCCTTGGGTACCGGGAAGTGGCCGGCCCCTCCCTCCCTTGCCAGACAGCTTCCTGCCCACCCTCAACccagggcggggagggggtgtgggAACTGTTATGGGACGCACCCCTCTCCCCGCAGCCCTTCCACTCTCCGGGGTGGTGGGCTACCCCAGCATCTGACCTGGTGGCCCTCCTGGGAAAGACCACCCTCTCTCATACTCAGAACCCCTTCAGTAACCACTCTACCCTCCAGGCGAGCAGGCCGGACGTACACttgtgtttcattttctgtttattccttgAAGTCACGGTGTTTGCGTAGGCTTCTTTTCCAATTTCATGTTTTCATACAGGAAACTCCCGCAAGGTGCTGGGACACCCCACAGCCCGACCCCTCCTCCCCGAAGATGGGTAATGCTTTCTGGGGAGGGGCCCTCCCAAGGGCAGAAAGGGTGGACAGTTCCTGCCTGGGGCCTCCACCCTCAGACCAGCGGAGGCACATACGTTATTTAAAaatcgttaaaaaaaaaaaaaaaaaataaccatcaGAACACACATTAAATAGATATCCAAGACAGCGTTTCAAAAACAAACCcgcccctttttctttttttttgaaaaatgaaaataaaaacaaaatccttgACCCCTCCCCTCTGAccccccccctcccaccccacccccccacaaaaAATGTACAGAGCTACAGTTAACACAAGATGTTCACATCTGAAACCATTAACTTTAAACACATAACCTGGGGTAGGGTGAGGACCTGGGGTTCTTCTAACAaggaggggcaggcagagggtggggggagTGTTGCGCAGCAGAGGGGCGGGGCCAGGACAAGACTGACAGGTGGGGGGCAGGGCCCAAACGTCTCCATTATCAgtaaaaaataagtgaatgaaaaaataactCCACCCCCATTGAAATGGCCCCAGTAGTGGGGAGGTCTgcccctctgtcctggggatGCCCCTGGGGCAGGGGCGTGAGTGGGGGGGGGTCCAAATTAGACCAGCAGCGAACCCCCCCCACGGGGGGTTAATGCTACACAGCTTTGCCCCTAGCGGGGGTTTCACAGCTCAGCACCCCCGCCCCTCCTGGCTGCCGAAGGGCCCCCCAGACACAGTCCACAGGCCCAGATCCCTCAGgttgggtggggaggaagggctgggggtggggcatcATCCCCGCCCCTCTCCCCAGCCATTTCTCTCCCTATTTTTCAAGAGATTCCCAACCACTATTGGCTCAGTCAGAAAATTAATAGTCTATAAATACCCCAAGCGCAGAAAaacggggtggggtgggagaaaaCGCACAGTGCGTGGACGGCGGCGAAGGCTGGCGGCAGGCTCCcccctctttcctttcctggcaGGAAAGGGTCCCACACCCCAGCCCGCACCCCAAGGCAGGCTCTGGCCAGCCTCTCCCCTGAAacggcttttcttttcttttccaggaaaaaggtacatggaaaaggaaatcagGAACAAGAGTTCGAACATGGAAGAAAAGAAGCAATCCTTGGCCGTCATGGGCTTGGTCGCGGTTGACGCGCACCTGACCGCGGGGTTCCTCGCCCGGTGGTTTCAGAGCCAGGGTTTGCGGTGGGGGCTCTCCTCTCTGCGGCCCCCTCCCCTGTCTGTAAAGTGCATAATGAGGCATCTACGTTTTTGACTTAAACCTGAAAGGAGTGGGGAGGACGGCAGAACGGAAGTGGGGGGCGGCTTCCTTGTCTCCGCTCTCTCTCAACCATCTGGAAAGACTGCTACATATTTGGAGCTTGGGAAGGTGGGCGGGAGGGACTCAGTGCAGGTCGGGAGAAGGATGAGGCAATGGAGGAAGGGGCGGGAGTGTGAGCCGAATCAAGGAGGCAGGAACCCAAGTCCATGGACAGTTCGGAAAACCATGGTaggaattgaaattttaaaaaagaaaaagaaaaaaaaaaaaaccaccagaaGGACACGGAACCGGGAGGGGGGAGCCTCTTGCTGCACCGACAGACAGCCTGCCCTCCCGTGTGAGGCCACGCTGGCGGCCAcccagggctggggtgagggACAGGGTTCCTAGGCCACCACAAACTCTGATTTGATGTCGGGGTTCACTTCTGGCTTCCAGACGGAGTCCTCGAAGTCAAGGCCCAAGCCGGCCGCCTCGCTGGGGCTGCCACCTCCCCCACTGCCAGTGCTGTCGCTGCGGCCGGCCTTGCGGCTGGGCGGCCAGTGGTAGGGACCGCGGGCATCACGCCGGGCCTTTCTGCGGAGCCGTTTCTGCTGGAGCAGCAGCTGAAGGCGCTCCACCTTACAGCGGGTGGCTCGGTTCTCCGTCTGCCGCAGCCGGTCCCCTGCAGAGGACGCAGTGGGCATGaccctgagggtcccttggaggCCAGAGTCCCAACCAAATGTGAGGACCCCCAGTAGCTGCCCCTGGATATCAAGCCCAACCCAAGACACTCTCTCCAACGAGGGAGCCAGACAAGAATATCTACTGAACTTTCCGTCAACTGGGGATGTCAGCTCCACGAGGGCAGGGCTGGCCCAAGACAGCCCTTAGTGACTCAGCTGTCATAAACATTAGCTGCTCAGGCTGTGTCTGTTTCCCCTTCAGGACCTGGGCTCGGGGGCCCACTTCACAATTCCGAAGGACTCAGAATGTGTCCGGAATAACCAGGttttgtgggggcaggggggcacAAGCTGCCtttgagcaggaggagaagctaaccccctccctccctcaggcTGACTGGGCCATTCACAGTGGCTTCACCCACCATCTGGATAAGGTGCCCgaggggggtgaggaggaagTGTGGATGGAACCCCCTCTGGAGGGCACAAAGACACTGTgtgccccaacacacacactcccttCTCTACAGGCGCCTACAGAGCAGGGCGAGCTGCAGCTGGcgaccccctccccaccaccggGGGCTCAgctgctggaagaagcacacagaggagccttgagagACCCATGGAGGGGGGATGCAAGGGGGACACTTACCCGGGGGCTTGCACAAGCGGGCCTGGCTCAGGGAGGCCGGGGCCGCGGCCGCCAGCTTCTCACAGGAGGTAGTTTTGGGGCCGAGGTCTGGGGTGCACTGGGCGTGGCAACGCAGCTGTGTGAGTGATGGGGGCATGCCCTGGTAGTGCCGTGTGGCGCTTAGGAGGTCATTGAGGATCTGCAGGATGGTCCCGATGTCCCGCCTCGGCCGCCCACTGCTGTCCTGGCAGTTGGGGTGCAGTGTGCCTGTGGGGAGACACGGATGAGGACACTGCAGTGGTGGATGTGTGGCCTTGGCAGTGCGGGGTTCCACGTGTACATAGGGCACCCCTGGCTGACTTGGGCACTTGCACCCCCATTAGTGGACCTGTGGCTGGCCGTATAGCCAGGCATGTACGTGGCCACCCCGGGGAGCGTCTCATGCCTAGTGTGTGTGTTACCGCTCATGGGGACATTCTGACACCTACCAGAGAAGGTCCCTGAGAAGACCCCCGGGGCGTGGTTCACGAAGCTCTCGATGACTGCGCCAGGTTTGCGGGAGCGGGAGGTGGGGCTGCTCCCAGTCGGGGATGTGGGGCTGGCACCAGTGCTGGCAGCGGGGGAACAGTCCATCTGCTGATGGGGAAGGAGGGCACATGAGCTTGGGGTGTGAGGGTAACCCTTAGGGTTCAGGGCCAGGATATCACCCACCATACCATGCAAGACCAGGTTGTGGGGACAACTATGGGATTCTGGATACAGAAGACATATCTGGGGGTCTGCTGTCCTCCCGCTGCACCCTTCCCCAGACTTACCTCGGGGCAGGTGGTAGAGGCTGAATGGGAGCGGAAAGAGCCGGCTGTGACAGGTGAAGATGCGGGGGCAGGGCTGGTGGGCACTGGGGGGACACGGGCAGCACTGGACACTGGCCGGCAGGGAGAGGACACAGGGGTGGTGGTCATGCTGGGGTCCCCGCgggtggcggcagcagcagcagccagcacgTGGCGGTGCTGCAGCGGGGCATGCTGGGCTGCGAGCTGCAACTGGACAAACATCATGTGGTCCCCCACACGCAGCGCCAGGGTCAGCGGCGAGCGTCCTGACAAGAAGTCACTGACCTGCAGAGAGAGGCCCGTCAAGCCTAGGGCCCCAGCCCGCAGTGTCCccagcccggcccggcccggccccccacgctgtgtgacctggggcctcTCGCCGCCCCTCTGTGGGTTCTGGGGTCCCTGTCGGTGCCACGGATGCTTAAATAAAATGAATCGGTATTTCCGGAAGCCGCCTCCGCCAGCCCGGCCCAGGTCGGGAGCCGCTGGGGGCTGTGGGGGGACAGAGGCGGGACAGAGGCAGATAAGACGGGGGCCTGGCCCACCCTGGCCAACTTGGTTCTTTCAAGGGGAAACCGAGCCAGAGGGGGCGGGGCCCAGACGGCATCTCTGCTCTCAAACAACCCCCAGCTCACACCTCTCCTCACCCTCTCTCTGCC
The DNA window shown above is from Bos indicus x Bos taurus breed Angus x Brahman F1 hybrid chromosome 7, Bos_hybrid_MaternalHap_v2.0, whole genome shotgun sequence and carries:
- the MIDN gene encoding midnolin isoform X2, translated to MEPQPGGARSCRRGAPGGACELSPTAETAPMSLAIHSTTGTRYELSVPPDETVEGLRKRLSQRLKVPKERLALLHKDTRLSSGKLQEFGVGDGSKLTLVPTVEAGLMSQASRPEQSVMQALESLTETQPPAAPDLGRAGGGGFRKYRFILFKHPWHRQGPQNPQRGGERPQVSDFLSGRSPLTLALRVGDHMMFVQLQLAAQHAPLQHRHVLAAAAAATRGDPSMTTTPVSSPCRPVSSAARVPPVPTSPAPASSPVTAGSFRSHSASTTCPEMDCSPAASTGASPTSPTGSSPTSRSRKPGAVIESFVNHAPGVFSGTFSGTLHPNCQDSSGRPRRDIGTILQILNDLLSATRHYQGMPPSLTQLRCHAQCTPDLGPKTTSCEKLAAAAPASLSQARLCKPPGDRLRQTENRATRCKVERLQLLLQQKRLRRKARRDARGPYHWPPSRKAGRSDSTGSGGGGSPSEAAGLGLDFEDSVWKPEVNPDIKSEFVVA
- the MIDN gene encoding midnolin isoform X3, with the protein product MEPQPGGARSCRRGAPGGACELSPTAETAPMSLAIHSTTGTRYELSVPPDETVEGLRKRLSQRLKVPKERLALLHKDTRLSSGKLQEFGVGDGSKLTLVPTVEAGLMSQASRPEQSVMQALESLTETQVSDFLSGRSPLTLALRVGDHMMFVQLQLAAQHAPLQHRHVLAAAAAATRGDPSMTTTPVSSPCRPVSSAARVPPVPTSPAPASSPVTAGSFRSHSASTTCPEQMDCSPAASTGASPTSPTGSSPTSRSRKPGAVIESFVNHAPGVFSGTFSGTLHPNCQDSSGRPRRDIGTILQILNDLLSATRHYQGMPPSLTQLRCHAQCTPDLGPKTTSCEKLAAAAPASLSQARLCKPPGDRLRQTENRATRCKVERLQLLLQQKRLRRKARRDARGPYHWPPSRKAGRSDSTGSGGGGSPSEAAGLGLDFEDSVWKPEVNPDIKSEFVVA
- the MIDN gene encoding midnolin isoform X1; translated protein: MEPQPGGARSCRRGAPGGACELSPTAETAPMSLAIHSTTGTRYELSVPPDETVEGLRKRLSQRLKVPKERLALLHKDTRLSSGKLQEFGVGDGSKLTLVPTVEAGLMSQASRPEQSVMQALESLTETQPPAAPDLGRAGGGGFRKYRFILFKHPWHRQGPQNPQRGGERPQVSDFLSGRSPLTLALRVGDHMMFVQLQLAAQHAPLQHRHVLAAAAAATRGDPSMTTTPVSSPCRPVSSAARVPPVPTSPAPASSPVTAGSFRSHSASTTCPEQMDCSPAASTGASPTSPTGSSPTSRSRKPGAVIESFVNHAPGVFSGTFSGTLHPNCQDSSGRPRRDIGTILQILNDLLSATRHYQGMPPSLTQLRCHAQCTPDLGPKTTSCEKLAAAAPASLSQARLCKPPGDRLRQTENRATRCKVERLQLLLQQKRLRRKARRDARGPYHWPPSRKAGRSDSTGSGGGGSPSEAAGLGLDFEDSVWKPEVNPDIKSEFVVA